Within the Pseudoxanthomonas sp. Root65 genome, the region GGCAAGGCGCTGGCGCTGCAGATCGCCGATACCGCGCTGGAACGCCTGCCGCGCAGTGGCGTGGCCGGCATCGCACAGGAACTGAAACGCCCGGTCGCCGACGTCGAGGAGGCCGTGCAACTGCTGCGCACCCTCGATCCCAAGCCCGGCGCCCAGGTGGGCGATCTCTCGCACGACACTTACGTGGTGCCGGACTGCGTGGTCTGGCGCCAGCGCGGCATCTGGCGCGCGGCGCTGTCCGGCAACACCCTGCCGCGCATCAGCATCCATCGCGGTTACGAACAGATGATCCGGCAGTGCGGCGACAGCGATGCCGGCTACCTCAAGGCGCAACTGCAGGAAGCGCGCTGGCTGCTCAAGAGCGTCGAAGCCCGCGGCGATACCCTGCTGAAGGTGATGCGCTGCCTGCTGCACCAGCAGGCCGGCTTCCTCGAATTCGGTGAGCAGGCGCTGCGCCCGTTGACCTTGCGCGATGTCGCCGAAGAAGTGGGCCTGCACGAATCCACCGTGTCGCGCGCCATCGCCCGCAAGTACGTGCGCACGCCGCGCGGCACCCTGCCGATGCGCGCGTTCTTCGCCTCCGGCATCGACACCGACGGCGGCGGCGAAGCCTCCAGCACGGCGATCCAGGCGATGATACGGCGGCTGGTCGATGCCGAGAATCCGCGCAAGCCGCTGTCCGACGCCAAGCTGGCCGACCTGCTGAAGGCCTCGGGCATTCCGGTCGCGCGCCGCACCGTGGCCAAGTACCGCGAGGCCCTCAACATCCTGTCCTCGCACGAACGCGTGCGCATCGCCTGAACCGCGCCCGTTGCGCCCCGGAATCGTGATCGCGTTCCGCCCGCACGAAACGTTTTCCTAACACCTCCCCGGGTCACGAAAAAAAGACCGCCGCGACAGTTGATAGTTGCCGCGGAGGGGTCCATCTTTGTCTTGCAGGCATCCCCTGCCATCGCCACTCGCACAGGAGATCGACGGAACCCAGACGCTACCGCGTGGTCATTCCATGACACGCCCACCGCGCCCCGCGCGCGGCTCTACCGACCCGAAGGAGGCACTAATGCGTATCGAGACTTACGGCCATGAAATCGAAGTCACTCCCGCCTTGCGCGAATACGTCGAAACCAAACTGAGGCGGTTGGAACGCCACTTCGAGCAACCCTGCGAAGTCCGGACGCAACTGGGAACCCGTAAACCCGATTACCTGGCCGAAGCCACGGTCAATGTCGCCGGCCGCAGGCTGCACGCCGATGCCGGTGCGCAGGACATGTACGCCGCCATCGACATCCTGGCCGACAAGCTCGACCGCCTGCTGGTCAAGCACAAGGAAAAGCGCACCGACGTCCAGCGCCACAGCATGCGCGGCGAACTGATCGGCTGACGCACTACCCTGCACGGAGTCGCTCCGCGACGCGGAGCGACCCGTTGCAACTCACCAACGCCTGCCGCCCCGGGATGACCGCAGCCTGCGGTCGCGCGCTCCCGACATGCCGATTACACTGGACTCGTCGCGCCCCTGGCGGACGATGCCGATGCCGGCTCGTGGCCATCGCGCACCGCCCGACGCGGCATTCCCTTCCCGCCGGCTGTCTCCGCATGATGAATACCAGCATCACCGCCCGTGAACTGTTCGATCAGCAGAAGGACAAGCTGGCCCTGCGCTGGCTGGCGGGACAGAAGGGCGAGAAGCGCGTGCTGGAATCGGGCGACACCGTGTCGCGGCGGCCATCGCTGGCCGGTTACCTCAACGCCGTCTATCCCAACAAGGTGCAGATCCTCGGTACCGAGGAACTGACCTGGCTGGATTCGCTCGACTCGCGCCAGCGCTGGGAAACCATCGAGAAGATCGTGCAGGCCAAGCCGCTGGCGCTGGTGATCAGCAAGAGCCAGTCCTGCCCCGAGGACCTGCGCGAAGCGGCGAACGAGAACGACACGCCTTTGTGGGCCTCGCCCAAGCGCGGCCACGAACTGCTCAACCACCTCTCCTATCACCTGGCGCGCACACTGGCGCCGCGGGTGACGCTGCATGGCGTGTTCATGGAGATCTACTCGATCGGCGTGCTGATCACCGGTGAAGCCGGTTCCGGCAAGAGCGAGCTGGCGCTGGAACTGCTGAGCCGCGGCCATCGCCTGGTCGCCGACGACGCACCCGAGTTCACCCAGATCGCGCCCGATGTCCTGGACGGTACCTGCCCGGAACTGCTGCAGGACCTGCTGGAAGTGCGTGGCCTGGGCGTGCTCAACGTGCGCGAGATGTTCGGTGACACGGCGGTGAAGAAGAACAAGTACCTGCGCCTGATCGTGCACCTCACCCGGCCGATGACCGAACCCAATCCGCACGGTTACGAACGCCTCACCGGCGATTCCGGCACCCGCCACGTCCTGGACCTGGACGTCCCGCTGATCACCCTGCCCGTCATGCCCGGCCGCAACCTGGCTGTGCTGACCGAGGCCGCCACGCGGCTGCACATCCTGCGCACCAAGGGCATCGATCCGGCGGCGATGTTCATCGCCCGACACAGCAACCTGCTCGAGCGCAGCACGCCATGACCCAGGGCGACCCGACCCCCGCGGACCCGCGCGACGAGTCCATCGCCGCTCCGCCGCCTCCCACGGTGGTCATCGTCAGCGGCCTGTCCGGCTCCGGCAAGTCGGTGGCGCTGAAGACCTTCGAGGACCTGGATTACTACTGCGTCGACAACCTGCCGGTGGACCTGCTGCCCTCGTTCGTGCGCAGCCTGGTGCGCGAGGACGAGCTGCCGCCGAAAATCGCGGTCGGCATCGATGTGCGCAGCCGTCGCAGCGATCTGTCCAAGCTGGCGCAATGGCGCGCCGCCCTGGCGCAGCTGGGCCTGGAAGGCCGGCTGGTATTCTTCGATGCCGAAGACGACGTGCTGCTGCGGCGCTACTCCGACACCCGCCGCCGTCACCCGCTGGGGCATGGCGGCCTGTCGCTGCAGGAAGCGATCCGCCAGGAGCGCACGATCATCCAGCCGCTGCGCGACGAAGCCGATGTCGTCATCGACACCAGCCAGCTCAACGTGCACCAGCTGCGCCGCCGGATCATCGCCGAGTTCGCGCTCAACAAGGGCACCCAGCTGTCGCTGCTGTTCGAGTCCTTCGCCTACAAGCGCGGCGTACCGGCGGACGCGGACTTCGTGTTCGACGCCCGCGTGCTGCCCAACCCGCACTGGAACCCCGAGCTGCGTCCCTACGCCGGCCGCGACCCCAAGGTGCGGGCCTTCCTCGACACGCAACCGGAAGTGGCCGAATACGTCGGCCAGGTCAGCGGCTTCCTCGATACCTGGCTGCCGCGCCTGCGCGGCGAAACCCGCAGCTACGTGACCATCGCGTTCGGCTGCACCGGCGGCAAGCACCGCTCGGTCTACTTGGCCGAGACCCTCGCGCGGCACGCCCGCGAGCAGGGCTGGGAAGAAGTCGCCACCTTCCACCGCGAACTGGATTGACCCCCGGTTTATAGGGCCGGGCCTGCCCGGCTCACACTTTCCGACACCTCGGGCCGCAGCCGCCGCAGAGCACGCTCCGCTCTGGTAATGCGCAGCCACCCGGAAACCCTGACCGTTCCATCCGCGCCGCTT harbors:
- the raiA gene encoding ribosome-associated translation inhibitor RaiA; the protein is MRIETYGHEIEVTPALREYVETKLRRLERHFEQPCEVRTQLGTRKPDYLAEATVNVAGRRLHADAGAQDMYAAIDILADKLDRLLVKHKEKRTDVQRHSMRGELIG
- the hprK gene encoding HPr(Ser) kinase/phosphatase gives rise to the protein MNTSITARELFDQQKDKLALRWLAGQKGEKRVLESGDTVSRRPSLAGYLNAVYPNKVQILGTEELTWLDSLDSRQRWETIEKIVQAKPLALVISKSQSCPEDLREAANENDTPLWASPKRGHELLNHLSYHLARTLAPRVTLHGVFMEIYSIGVLITGEAGSGKSELALELLSRGHRLVADDAPEFTQIAPDVLDGTCPELLQDLLEVRGLGVLNVREMFGDTAVKKNKYLRLIVHLTRPMTEPNPHGYERLTGDSGTRHVLDLDVPLITLPVMPGRNLAVLTEAATRLHILRTKGIDPAAMFIARHSNLLERSTP
- a CDS encoding RNA polymerase factor sigma-54; the encoded protein is MKPRLQTSLGQHLVMTPQLRQAIRLLQMSTAELEIELTEAVETNPLLDWSEPEEEPAQVRGNDDDQPPAEPAQEVAREATDDRDDWSPDEGPWTSSGSGGSFEDDDGGSPAERVAEADTLHGHLLWQLHLSHLSERDRRIGATLIDALEDDGYLREPLAGIVQALRPDVDAHEDEVLVVLHQLQRFDPVGVAARTLGECLHLQLAVLSDDTPGKALALQIADTALERLPRSGVAGIAQELKRPVADVEEAVQLLRTLDPKPGAQVGDLSHDTYVVPDCVVWRQRGIWRAALSGNTLPRISIHRGYEQMIRQCGDSDAGYLKAQLQEARWLLKSVEARGDTLLKVMRCLLHQQAGFLEFGEQALRPLTLRDVAEEVGLHESTVSRAIARKYVRTPRGTLPMRAFFASGIDTDGGGEASSTAIQAMIRRLVDAENPRKPLSDAKLADLLKASGIPVARRTVAKYREALNILSSHERVRIA
- the rapZ gene encoding RNase adapter RapZ; the encoded protein is MTQGDPTPADPRDESIAAPPPPTVVIVSGLSGSGKSVALKTFEDLDYYCVDNLPVDLLPSFVRSLVREDELPPKIAVGIDVRSRRSDLSKLAQWRAALAQLGLEGRLVFFDAEDDVLLRRYSDTRRRHPLGHGGLSLQEAIRQERTIIQPLRDEADVVIDTSQLNVHQLRRRIIAEFALNKGTQLSLLFESFAYKRGVPADADFVFDARVLPNPHWNPELRPYAGRDPKVRAFLDTQPEVAEYVGQVSGFLDTWLPRLRGETRSYVTIAFGCTGGKHRSVYLAETLARHAREQGWEEVATFHRELD